In Candidatus Omnitrophota bacterium, a single genomic region encodes these proteins:
- a CDS encoding PAS domain S-box protein, giving the protein MKPATVTATRKVIRTVIRKVCRKATSPSDKERSDHAGESALGTSGFPCFHFTIRKTSAEQVQPKAVQGMKKKDKPDKKNKDHQKKDSGEALMGQGRAKAKMEWLLDETDNLLKSLISKEKEIIQTEDALVEAMRRFRDLFEQSPIGVGIHGTSGELLIVNKSYLDIFGVDSFKEISSQNLFRDLDLSKKEVDRIKEGHVFQHELEYDFVGADYKTDREGVAHILFTISPLFREKEVIAYMVQAQDISQRKQAEESHRLAQLGRLLSDMAHEVNNPLMIISGRAELALLEGVKDEKIKDTLNVILDQCFLAKDIIHRLLRYSRIGKIERTPVDMYKIIDLITNILQHHFQMSNIVLEKEVEEGLPMVIGNEKQLQQVFMNIIRNSADAMPDGGVITLKTHRQGNYIRIDIRDTGEGMSPKVLGRIFEPFFTTKQKGTGLGLAVCHTIIQDHGGKLKYESKIGEGTTATILLPVESRLEE; this is encoded by the coding sequence ATGAAGCCGGCTACAGTAACGGCTACAAGAAAGGTTATACGGACGGTTATAAGGAAGGTTTGCAGGAAGGCTACAAGTCCAAGTGATAAAGAGAGATCCGATCATGCAGGGGAATCCGCATTGGGAACAAGCGGGTTTCCCTGTTTTCATTTTACTATCCGAAAGACGAGCGCAGAACAAGTGCAACCAAAGGCGGTGCAGGGTATGAAGAAGAAAGACAAGCCTGATAAGAAAAACAAAGACCACCAGAAGAAGGATTCCGGTGAAGCTTTAATGGGGCAGGGCAGGGCGAAAGCGAAAATGGAATGGCTTCTTGATGAAACGGACAACCTCCTGAAGTCACTGATAAGCAAGGAAAAAGAGATCATACAGACCGAAGACGCGCTTGTCGAGGCGATGAGGCGGTTCAGGGACCTTTTCGAGCAGTCCCCCATAGGCGTGGGGATACACGGGACCAGCGGGGAACTGCTTATAGTGAACAAGTCATACCTGGATATCTTCGGTGTTGACAGTTTCAAGGAGATATCCAGCCAGAACCTCTTCCGTGACCTTGACCTGTCGAAGAAGGAAGTGGACAGGATCAAGGAGGGGCATGTTTTCCAGCATGAACTGGAATATGATTTTGTCGGTGCGGATTACAAAACCGATCGTGAAGGCGTCGCGCATATACTGTTCACGATCTCGCCTCTTTTCAGGGAGAAAGAAGTGATAGCCTATATGGTCCAGGCACAGGATATTTCCCAGCGAAAACAGGCGGAGGAATCGCACCGTCTGGCTCAGCTGGGACGTCTTCTTTCGGACATGGCCCACGAGGTGAACAATCCCCTCATGATCATATCCGGAAGAGCCGAGCTGGCTTTGCTGGAGGGGGTAAAGGACGAGAAGATAAAGGACACGCTGAATGTCATACTTGACCAGTGTTTTCTGGCAAAGGATATAATACACCGCTTGCTCAGGTATTCCAGGATAGGTAAGATAGAGCGCACCCCGGTTGACATGTACAAGATAATCGACCTTATAACGAACATACTGCAGCATCATTTCCAGATGTCCAACATAGTCCTGGAGAAAGAGGTCGAAGAGGGGCTCCCCATGGTCATAGGCAACGAGAAACAGCTCCAGCAGGTATTCATGAACATAATCCGCAATTCTGCCGACGCCATGCCGGACGGGGGCGTAATAACGCTCAAGACCCATCGGCAAGGAAATTATATCCGGATCGACATCAGGGATACCGGTGAGGGGATGAGTCCCAAAGTGCTGGGCAGGATATTCGAACCGTTCTTTACCACAAAGCAAAAGGGCACTGGCCTGGGACTGGCGGTATGCCATACCATAATACAGGACCACGGCGGCAAACTGAAATACGAAAGCAAGATAGGTGAGGGTACAACGGCGACGATACTTTTGCCAGTTGAAAGCCGTCTCGAGGAGTAA
- a CDS encoding response regulator, which produces MNTILVIDDEIQIVEILEQFLSSEGFKVETAYNGREGLEKLDECHPDIILLDEKMPEVGGAAFRQGMQKLGKDIPVIVLTGSVGVGQKKDNNKQEYGYLLFKPVRLSDLKELILEILSQ; this is translated from the coding sequence ATGAACACCATTCTGGTGATTGATGATGAGATACAGATAGTCGAAATACTTGAACAATTTCTGTCTTCTGAAGGGTTCAAGGTGGAAACAGCCTATAACGGCCGGGAAGGGCTGGAGAAACTGGACGAATGCCATCCGGATATTATTTTGCTGGATGAGAAGATGCCGGAAGTTGGCGGGGCCGCTTTCAGGCAAGGCATGCAAAAGCTTGGCAAGGATATACCAGTGATAGTCCTGACCGGCTCTGTAGGAGTCGGTCAGAAGAAGGATAATAACAAGCAGGAATACGGGTACCTTCTCTTTAAGCCGGTCAGACTTTCCGATCTTAAAGAACTTATACTCGAAATACTTTCCCAGTGA
- a CDS encoding TRAM domain-containing protein yields the protein MGKKLSTRIYTMAFGGSGIGKIDGKVCFVEGALPGEEVTFDAEKETSSYIKGRVTEVKNPSHDRVDPVCRHYRVCGGCQLQHVSYAKELAHKQQQVVELIGKIAGERDIDCCDIIASDREYNYRSSVTLHKSGTGYGYYASGSRKVIDIDECPVAAEAINAELGGLRGSKKDITLKADHLGNVWSSDRSGHRYFTDRYYGTEIVLSPKAFSQVNRHIAERIAQTLDEWIATPDGESTFFDAYCGAGFFSFVLKTDFTTRIGMDIDRVAIDCAKTTAKKYTTKNAKFYRADAAEELFGLLERHDSSRNILLIDPPRRGVEKKFLEAIGARDDIAEIYYLSCDPARLARDIKIIVDGGLWKLGRVQPFDMFPQTKHIETLVEFVKQGGRS from the coding sequence ATGGGAAAAAAACTCAGCACTAGAATATATACGATGGCCTTCGGCGGAAGCGGCATCGGCAAAATCGACGGTAAGGTATGCTTCGTGGAAGGCGCTCTTCCGGGTGAAGAGGTCACCTTTGACGCCGAGAAGGAGACCTCAAGCTATATCAAGGGCAGGGTAACGGAGGTGAAAAATCCTTCTCACGACAGGGTCGATCCGGTCTGCAGGCATTACCGGGTGTGTGGCGGCTGCCAGTTGCAGCATGTCTCATACGCTAAAGAGCTGGCGCATAAACAGCAGCAGGTGGTCGAGCTTATCGGTAAAATAGCCGGGGAGCGGGATATCGACTGCTGCGATATTATAGCCTCGGACCGGGAATACAACTACAGGAGCAGCGTGACCCTGCATAAAAGCGGGACCGGGTACGGGTATTATGCTTCCGGAAGCAGGAAGGTGATAGATATCGATGAATGTCCGGTAGCCGCCGAGGCCATTAACGCCGAGTTGGGCGGTCTCCGCGGGAGCAAAAAGGATATCACTCTGAAGGCGGACCACCTAGGCAACGTCTGGAGCTCTGATAGATCTGGACACAGGTATTTTACCGACAGATATTACGGAACGGAGATTGTTCTCTCGCCAAAGGCTTTTTCACAGGTCAACCGGCACATCGCCGAGAGAATAGCCCAAACTCTGGATGAGTGGATAGCGACTCCGGACGGGGAAAGCACGTTTTTTGATGCGTATTGCGGTGCAGGTTTTTTCAGTTTTGTTCTAAAAACGGACTTTACCACGCGTATAGGTATGGATATCGACAGGGTGGCGATAGATTGCGCCAAAACGACCGCTAAAAAGTATACGACCAAAAACGCCAAGTTCTACAGAGCGGATGCTGCCGAAGAACTATTCGGTCTGCTTGAGAGACACGATAGCTCCAGGAACATTCTATTAATAGACCCTCCCAGAAGAGGGGTTGAAAAAAAGTTCTTAGAAGCGATAGGCGCGCGGGATGATATAGCGGAAATATATTACCTTTCCTGTGATCCGGCAAGGCTTGCTAGGGATATAAAGATAATTGTTGACGGAGGATTGTGGAAACTGGGACGTGTCCAGCCCTTTGATATGTTCCCTCAGACCAAACACATAGAAACGCTCGTTGAGTTCGTCAAACAAGGAGGCAGGTCATGA
- a CDS encoding nucleoid-structuring protein H-NS: MYRDQIKVLDCTIRDGGLINAHYFDDKFVREVYKAVTSSGVDYMEIGYRASRKILNPDEFGKWKFCDEDDIKKAIDGIESNTKLSVMVDVGRVTRDDILPCEDSVVDMIRVATYVKDVDKAIELVKEAEAKGYETTVNIMAITKAFSKELDEALQQIDQETNVKAVYIVDSFGHLYSEPLRYLIDKYKNFITKAEVGVHAHNNQQLGFANTIEGIIQGCNFVDATIYGIGRAAGNCPLELLLGFLKNPKYKLAPIMDVIAKEFLPLRQKIEWGYIIPYAVTGMFNEHPRVAMELRQTDKKDDYLEFYKSMAATEID, from the coding sequence ATGTACAGGGATCAGATCAAGGTGCTCGACTGCACTATAAGGGACGGCGGTCTTATAAACGCCCATTATTTTGACGATAAGTTCGTGCGGGAGGTCTACAAGGCCGTGACCTCTTCCGGCGTCGATTACATGGAGATAGGTTACAGGGCTTCCAGGAAGATCCTTAACCCCGATGAGTTCGGCAAATGGAAGTTCTGCGATGAAGATGATATCAAAAAGGCCATAGACGGGATAGAGAGCAACACGAAGCTTTCCGTCATGGTGGACGTGGGTCGCGTGACAAGGGATGATATCCTTCCTTGTGAGGACAGCGTGGTTGATATGATACGCGTTGCCACCTACGTTAAAGATGTCGATAAAGCCATAGAACTTGTCAAGGAAGCGGAAGCTAAAGGGTACGAGACGACCGTAAACATAATGGCTATTACCAAAGCTTTCAGCAAAGAACTGGACGAGGCATTGCAGCAGATAGACCAGGAGACCAATGTCAAAGCGGTTTATATTGTTGACAGTTTCGGGCATCTTTACTCTGAGCCGTTACGTTATCTTATCGACAAGTACAAGAATTTCATTACCAAAGCCGAAGTGGGCGTCCACGCGCACAACAACCAGCAGCTGGGTTTCGCGAACACGATAGAGGGGATAATCCAGGGCTGCAATTTCGTTGACGCCACCATATACGGTATCGGAAGGGCGGCCGGCAACTGTCCTCTGGAGCTTCTGCTTGGTTTCCTTAAGAATCCCAAGTATAAGCTTGCCCCGATAATGGACGTGATAGCGAAAGAATTCCTTCCCCTGAGGCAAAAGATAGAGTGGGGATATATCATACCCTATGCTGTTACCGGTATGTTCAACGAGCATCCGCGCGTGGCCATGGAGCTGAGGCAGACCGATAAGAAGGATGATTATCTGGAATTCTATAAAAGCATGGCGGCTACGGAAATAGATTGA
- the eda gene encoding bifunctional 4-hydroxy-2-oxoglutarate aldolase/2-dehydro-3-deoxy-phosphogluconate aldolase: MDMERFERLPLMGIVRGVSLQDMGKLAETAVEAGLRTMEITMNTPGAKELISLSREIAGDRMQIGAGTVLSSEDLDGALRSGASFIVMPSYIEEVVEACNDRGVAVFPGAFTPGEVLTSWRAGASMVKVFPSGMFGPRYIRELKGPYDRIKLMAVGGVRVDNIAEYFSSGADAVAFGSSVFRRDWLQRKDFGSIGALIAQYVSLVRDATGK; encoded by the coding sequence ATGGATATGGAGCGATTTGAAAGATTGCCCCTTATGGGCATAGTCAGGGGAGTGTCTCTCCAGGATATGGGTAAGCTGGCGGAAACTGCCGTTGAAGCTGGGCTCCGGACCATGGAGATCACGATGAACACCCCCGGGGCAAAAGAATTGATATCTCTCTCGCGCGAGATCGCCGGCGATCGTATGCAGATAGGCGCCGGCACGGTTCTTTCTTCGGAAGATCTTGATGGGGCTCTTCGATCCGGCGCTTCTTTTATCGTGATGCCGTCTTACATAGAGGAGGTAGTAGAAGCCTGTAACGACAGGGGAGTAGCGGTATTCCCCGGAGCTTTTACGCCTGGTGAAGTCCTTACAAGCTGGCGGGCCGGTGCCAGTATGGTCAAGGTTTTTCCCTCAGGTATGTTCGGCCCCAGATATATCAGGGAACTGAAAGGGCCTTATGACCGGATCAAGCTTATGGCAGTCGGTGGTGTAAGGGTCGATAACATTGCCGAATATTTCTCATCCGGCGCGGACGCGGTCGCTTTCGGTTCGAGCGTTTTCCGCAGGGATTGGCTCCAGAGGAAAGATTTCGGCTCTATCGGAGCACTCATAGCGCAGTATGTTTCCCTTGTCCGTGATGCGACCGGCAAGTGA
- the xth gene encoding exodeoxyribonuclease III: MKKIRIYSWNVNGIRAVARKGFVEWLGAESPDALCLQETKAHPEQLDDDIRSPEGYHAYWNNPPRKGYAGVSVYTRTEPSSVEDDFPPSDFDTEGRMLKLQIGDFVLLNVYFPNGGMGPERLGYKLDFYEKFLKYIDGIESRNIVICGDFNTAHKPIDLARPKQNEMFSGFLPEERAWLDKLVSHGYVDTFRHFNDEPGQYTWWDYKSRSRERNVGWRIDYFFVTEKFLPRVKDAFILSEVTGSDHCPVGIEIDQK; the protein is encoded by the coding sequence ATGAAAAAGATCAGAATATATTCCTGGAACGTTAACGGTATACGGGCGGTAGCCAGAAAAGGGTTCGTAGAGTGGCTCGGGGCCGAATCCCCCGACGCACTTTGCCTTCAGGAGACGAAAGCCCACCCGGAACAGCTTGATGACGACATCAGGTCGCCGGAGGGCTATCATGCCTACTGGAACAATCCGCCGAGAAAAGGGTACGCAGGAGTTTCAGTTTATACCCGCACGGAACCCTCGTCCGTGGAAGATGATTTCCCGCCGTCAGATTTTGATACCGAGGGAAGGATGCTGAAGCTTCAGATCGGGGATTTCGTGCTTCTGAACGTGTATTTCCCCAACGGGGGTATGGGGCCGGAAAGGCTGGGATACAAGCTGGATTTTTACGAGAAATTCCTTAAATATATCGACGGCATCGAGAGTAGGAATATAGTGATATGCGGTGACTTCAATACCGCGCATAAACCGATAGACCTTGCCCGCCCCAAACAGAACGAGATGTTCTCGGGTTTTCTTCCCGAGGAAAGGGCCTGGCTGGACAAACTGGTCTCACACGGGTACGTGGATACCTTTCGCCATTTCAATGACGAGCCGGGGCAATATACCTGGTGGGATTATAAGAGCCGTTCCCGGGAAAGGAACGTGGGCTGGAGAATAGATTATTTTTTTGTAACTGAGAAATTCCTCCCCAGGGTGAAAGACGCTTTCATACTTTCAGAGGTAACTGGAAGCGATCACTGCCCCGTGGGCATAGAGATAGACCAGAAGTGA
- a CDS encoding radical SAM protein: protein MKKAYPKLLISDENNNVYDLPHLEAAGMKGGSFFRLDASDLVELPEDSELFMLPDRMPVGYDPDTGEFAILEQNPYSEKARACYAVAAFLPPGFTGTYSASYKTGRKAVSLPLFSYAAAVFYRGKIHAAGVRVDRERRQQLAGMDIRLVEKNVRLFRKRFPENRLVRHLERCALCYGCPAAKNFFLKRYEGPLPASPTCNARCIGCISYQPGSGCSVTQPRIEFVPTPEEIAEVALAHISAVRDPVVSFGQGCEGEPLMVGEVILEAVKIIRKATAKGVININTNASRPRLIGELFDAGVDSIRVSLNSVREEFYNAYYKPDDYIFSDVVSSIRAAKKRAGFVSLNYLTMPGFTDLEAEVKAFLRFLENEAPDMIQWRNLNYDPEAYFAQLKLAPSADRMIGIRALLRSVKERHPQIMQGYFNPSLGRVKRHLKKHDS from the coding sequence GTGAAAAAAGCTTATCCAAAATTACTTATATCGGACGAAAACAATAATGTTTACGACCTTCCGCATCTTGAAGCTGCGGGGATGAAGGGGGGCAGCTTTTTCCGGCTTGATGCTTCGGATCTGGTAGAACTGCCCGAGGACTCAGAACTATTCATGCTGCCGGACAGGATGCCGGTGGGTTATGATCCGGATACGGGCGAGTTCGCCATTCTGGAGCAGAACCCTTATTCAGAGAAGGCGCGTGCCTGTTACGCCGTCGCGGCATTCCTCCCTCCGGGATTTACTGGAACATACAGTGCTTCATACAAAACCGGCAGAAAAGCTGTATCCCTGCCCTTATTCAGTTATGCGGCAGCGGTCTTTTACAGGGGAAAGATCCATGCCGCGGGGGTGAGGGTCGATCGCGAAAGGCGCCAGCAGCTTGCCGGTATGGACATACGTCTTGTGGAGAAGAACGTGCGCCTGTTCAGAAAGAGATTCCCGGAAAATCGGCTTGTACGCCACCTTGAGAGATGTGCCCTCTGTTACGGTTGTCCGGCGGCAAAGAATTTCTTTCTCAAGAGATACGAAGGGCCTCTTCCAGCTTCCCCGACTTGTAACGCAAGGTGCATAGGATGTATCTCCTATCAGCCCGGAAGTGGCTGCTCGGTCACTCAACCGCGGATAGAATTCGTTCCCACGCCCGAAGAGATCGCCGAGGTGGCTCTGGCTCATATTAGTGCCGTCAGGGACCCGGTGGTGAGTTTCGGCCAGGGTTGTGAGGGAGAGCCGCTCATGGTGGGGGAGGTCATTCTTGAGGCGGTTAAGATCATAAGAAAGGCCACTGCCAAGGGCGTGATCAATATCAATACGAACGCAAGCCGCCCACGCCTCATCGGTGAGCTTTTTGACGCCGGGGTCGATTCGATAAGGGTAAGCCTGAACAGCGTCAGGGAAGAGTTCTATAATGCCTATTACAAGCCCGACGACTATATTTTCAGCGACGTCGTCTCTTCGATAAGAGCCGCCAAAAAGCGAGCGGGGTTCGTTTCGCTTAATTATCTGACCATGCCGGGTTTTACCGATCTTGAAGCAGAGGTGAAGGCGTTTCTCCGATTCCTGGAAAATGAGGCCCCTGATATGATACAATGGCGCAACCTTAATTACGATCCGGAGGCGTATTTCGCTCAACTGAAGCTGGCGCCATCTGCCGACAGGATGATAGGGATAAGGGCATTATTGCGCAGTGTGAAGGAACGCCATCCGCAGATCATGCAGGGGTATTTCAACCCTTCTCTGGGAAGGGTCAAAAGACATCTGAAAAAACATGATAGTTAA